A region from the Sandaracinus amylolyticus genome encodes:
- a CDS encoding AAA family ATPase, with the protein MTRSPRDLYFFRAEHVAHFAELLEAREDDPDFRGDPYASYGGKTLLRRSHGEAFLAMLTSRLGGGLYLMDEPESALSPQRQLALLARMWDLVEDGSTQLLIATHSPILMTFPGAQIVSFDGGSLRDVRLEDTSHYEITSGVLSSPERYWKHLRDRS; encoded by the coding sequence ATGACGCGCTCGCCGCGCGATCTCTATTTCTTCCGCGCCGAGCACGTCGCGCACTTCGCCGAGCTGCTCGAAGCGCGCGAGGACGATCCCGACTTCCGGGGCGATCCGTACGCGAGCTACGGCGGCAAGACGCTGCTGCGACGCTCGCACGGCGAGGCGTTCCTCGCGATGCTGACGAGCCGCCTCGGAGGCGGGCTCTACCTGATGGACGAGCCCGAGTCGGCGCTCTCGCCGCAGCGGCAGCTCGCGCTGCTCGCGCGCATGTGGGACCTCGTCGAAGACGGCTCGACGCAGCTCCTGATCGCGACGCACTCGCCGATCCTGATGACGTTCCCCGGCGCGCAGATCGTGAGCTTCGACGGTGGCTCGCTGCGCGACGTCCGGCTCGAGGACACGTCGCACTACGAGATCACGAGCGGCGTGCTCTCGTCGCCCGAACGCTACTGGAAGCACCTCCGCGACCGCTCGTGA
- a CDS encoding protein-disulfide reductase DsbD family protein, translating to MFDVAAEFEAALSSGNWLVALPLIYVVGLGTALTPCVYPMIAITVSVFGARQAKTKVEGAMLSTSYVLGMCALMTPLGVFSAVSGGFFGEWLNYPVVLIGFAVLFVALALAMFGLYELNLPPALQNRLAGVGGIGMKGAFALGFAMALIATPCTGPALLALLAWIGNTGNVGIGAGAMFVYALGLGTLFWVVGTFAVSLPKSGRWMEMVKSVFGIVLCVMALYWIKDLIPGLMDAFERSWLVLAIALGVAAIGLAVGAVHLDFHEPSNAVRGRKALGIVLTTVGSFATLAWVLTPTLSGTGGEGLTWREDFQAAVAEARDQGRPYIVDFGASWCQACGELERNTFTDPRVVEEGSRFVAVHVDLSPGQDTPEKRALLRQYAQRGLPLVVLHASDGREVHRVTQFVEAEEFLSLMQQVQ from the coding sequence ATGTTCGACGTCGCCGCGGAGTTCGAGGCCGCGCTGAGCTCGGGGAACTGGCTCGTCGCCCTTCCCCTCATCTACGTGGTCGGCCTCGGCACGGCGCTCACGCCGTGCGTGTACCCGATGATCGCGATCACCGTCTCGGTGTTCGGCGCCCGCCAAGCGAAGACGAAGGTCGAGGGCGCGATGCTCTCGACGTCGTACGTGCTCGGCATGTGCGCGCTGATGACGCCGCTCGGCGTGTTCAGCGCGGTCTCGGGCGGCTTCTTCGGCGAGTGGCTGAACTACCCCGTCGTGCTGATCGGGTTCGCGGTGCTCTTCGTGGCGCTCGCGCTCGCGATGTTTGGCCTCTACGAGCTCAACCTGCCGCCCGCGCTGCAGAACAGGCTCGCGGGTGTCGGCGGCATCGGCATGAAGGGCGCGTTCGCGCTCGGCTTCGCGATGGCGCTGATCGCGACGCCGTGCACCGGTCCCGCGCTGCTCGCGCTGCTCGCGTGGATCGGCAACACCGGAAACGTCGGGATCGGCGCGGGCGCGATGTTCGTCTACGCGCTCGGCCTCGGCACGCTGTTCTGGGTGGTCGGCACCTTCGCGGTGTCGCTCCCGAAGAGCGGCCGGTGGATGGAGATGGTCAAGAGCGTCTTCGGCATCGTGCTCTGCGTGATGGCGCTCTACTGGATCAAGGACCTGATCCCCGGGCTGATGGACGCGTTCGAGCGCTCGTGGCTGGTGCTGGCGATCGCGCTCGGCGTGGCGGCGATCGGGCTGGCGGTGGGCGCGGTGCACCTCGACTTCCACGAGCCGAGCAACGCGGTGCGCGGGCGCAAGGCGCTCGGCATCGTGCTGACGACGGTGGGCTCGTTCGCGACGCTCGCGTGGGTGCTGACGCCGACGCTGAGCGGCACCGGCGGCGAGGGCCTGACGTGGCGCGAGGACTTCCAGGCGGCGGTCGCGGAAGCGCGCGATCAGGGTCGCCCGTACATCGTCGACTTCGGCGCGTCGTGGTGCCAGGCGTGCGGCGAGCTCGAGCGCAACACGTTCACCGATCCGCGCGTCGTCGAGGAGGGCTCGCGCTTCGTCGCGGTGCACGTCGACCTCTCGCCCGGCCAGGACACGCCCGAGAAGCGCGCGCTGCTGCGCCAGTACGCGCAGCGCGGTCTGCCGCTCGTCGTGCTGCACGCGAGCGACGGCCGCGAGGTGCACCGCGTGACGCAGTTCGTCGAGGCCGAGGAGTTCCTGTCGCTGATGCAGCAGGTGCAGTGA
- a CDS encoding DUF6223 family protein produces MGPLARGRNARGSNPSNPRAAAGGTSVRMQTLHRPAPTSRVLVLVRAALVSAALLAWHAAPAAAQAAAGVIATGSGRAGATVAALIALASVITGGWATARAHGRLARGHARDGAIVALVLAVIGMALAALHLATSTGAVGTGNGRGGAIVGVVLGVIGLALGQRALARSVRTG; encoded by the coding sequence TTGGGCCCGCTCGCCCGAGGCCGCAACGCGCGGGGTTCAAATCCATCCAATCCGCGCGCCGCTGCGGGCGGTACGTCGGTGCGCATGCAGACCCTCCACCGTCCGGCTCCGACGAGCCGGGTTTTGGTCCTCGTGCGCGCCGCGCTCGTCTCCGCCGCGCTCCTCGCGTGGCATGCGGCGCCTGCCGCGGCACAGGCTGCCGCGGGCGTGATCGCGACCGGCTCCGGGCGCGCCGGCGCGACGGTCGCCGCGCTGATCGCGCTCGCGTCGGTGATCACCGGCGGGTGGGCGACGGCGCGCGCCCACGGGCGGCTCGCGCGCGGCCACGCACGCGACGGAGCGATCGTCGCGCTCGTGCTCGCGGTGATCGGGATGGCGCTCGCGGCGCTGCACCTGGCCACCTCGACGGGCGCGGTCGGCACCGGCAATGGGCGTGGCGGCGCGATCGTCGGCGTGGTGCTCGGGGTGATCGGCCTCGCGCTCGGGCAGCGCGCGCTCGCCCGCTCTGTCCGCACCGGGTGA
- a CDS encoding prolipoprotein diacylglyceryl transferase: MPLDLLLYIPWFRAEPWMIPTPWGTPIAIHPFGLLVATGVVLGAWVARWKAQRDGLHPETVMNLAGWVLIPGFISAHVFDDLAYRPQLVAEQPWHLLFIWDGISSFGGFFGAVAGAFVWSRRRKLPGLAFADPIAFAFPLGWLFGRTGCFVVHDHPGRVTTFFLGVADYEVGYPPYQVRHDLGLYEVIWSALVVGLFFFLARKQKPRGIYLALLALLYAPVRFSLDFLRATDFAMADTRYFGLTPGHYAAIVLLVIGTLTAISVARRPWPEIPRWARWPEPGPEVVDDAPPRAP; encoded by the coding sequence GTGCCCCTCGACCTGCTGCTCTACATCCCGTGGTTCCGCGCCGAGCCGTGGATGATCCCGACCCCGTGGGGGACGCCGATCGCGATCCATCCGTTCGGCCTGCTCGTCGCGACCGGCGTCGTGCTCGGCGCGTGGGTCGCGCGATGGAAGGCGCAGCGCGACGGGCTGCACCCCGAGACCGTCATGAACCTCGCGGGCTGGGTGCTGATCCCCGGCTTCATCAGCGCGCACGTGTTCGACGATCTCGCGTACCGACCGCAGCTCGTCGCCGAGCAGCCCTGGCACCTGCTGTTCATCTGGGACGGCATCTCGAGCTTCGGCGGGTTCTTCGGCGCGGTCGCGGGCGCGTTCGTGTGGTCGCGTCGTCGCAAGCTGCCGGGCCTCGCGTTCGCGGATCCGATCGCGTTCGCGTTCCCGCTCGGGTGGCTCTTCGGTCGGACCGGCTGCTTCGTGGTGCACGATCACCCGGGTCGCGTGACGACGTTCTTCCTCGGCGTCGCGGACTACGAGGTCGGGTACCCGCCCTATCAGGTGCGCCACGATCTCGGGCTCTACGAGGTGATCTGGAGCGCGCTCGTCGTCGGGCTGTTCTTCTTCCTCGCGCGCAAGCAGAAGCCGCGCGGGATCTACCTCGCGCTGCTCGCGCTGCTCTACGCGCCGGTGCGCTTCTCGCTCGACTTCCTGCGCGCCACCGACTTCGCGATGGCGGACACGCGCTACTTCGGTCTGACGCCGGGGCACTACGCCGCGATCGTGCTCTTGGTGATCGGGACGCTCACGGCGATCTCCGTGGCGCGTCGCCCCTGGCCGGAGATCCCGCGTTGGGCGCGATGGCCCGAGCCCGGGCCGGAGGTCGTCGACGACGCACCTCCGCGCGCGCCCTGA
- a CDS encoding oxidative damage protection protein, whose translation MRMVQCVKLGREAEGLDRPPFPNELGKRVYENVSKEAWKQWIAHSTMLINEYRLELSSKQATEFLLKQCEEFFFGAGGAKPEGYVPPSESGEKK comes from the coding sequence ATGCGGATGGTCCAGTGCGTGAAGCTCGGGCGCGAGGCAGAGGGGCTCGATCGCCCTCCGTTCCCGAACGAGCTCGGGAAGCGCGTCTACGAGAACGTCTCGAAAGAGGCGTGGAAGCAGTGGATCGCCCACTCGACGATGCTCATCAACGAGTATCGCCTCGAGCTCTCCTCGAAGCAGGCGACCGAGTTCCTGCTCAAGCAGTGCGAGGAGTTCTTCTTCGGCGCCGGCGGAGCGAAGCCCGAGGGCTACGTCCCTCCCTCCGAGAGCGGCGAGAAGAAGTGA
- a CDS encoding HEAT repeat domain-containing protein — translation MKTIIKLFVLAAMLVGPVASASAQATGSPDFRPYSREGEISPHTQAPTREQLMNAIDVARRSSPVALQTLLEYGERVECHECVPLLEQRMLDPREDARVREMAAWWLRRRPFGFGAIMAETRAVLESDPDPARRAVAADAIGEFMDPHGVAHLGRALTNDADVRVRVAAVRGLARINSSASLPFLSQALADANVEVQDAALRVVLHVNFFRDHEALLPLLASEEGSIRRRAALVIGTMDVEAAVPALAAMVSGDTDEMVRQSAAWALGRIGTADARAALREAQGTERSTRVLDAIEVAIRMR, via the coding sequence ATGAAGACGATCATCAAGCTCTTCGTCCTCGCCGCGATGCTGGTGGGCCCCGTCGCGAGCGCCTCGGCGCAGGCGACCGGCTCGCCGGACTTCAGGCCGTACTCGCGTGAGGGCGAGATCAGCCCGCACACCCAGGCGCCGACGCGCGAGCAGCTCATGAACGCGATCGACGTCGCGCGCAGGAGCTCGCCGGTCGCGCTGCAGACGCTGCTCGAGTACGGCGAGCGCGTCGAGTGCCACGAGTGCGTGCCGCTGCTCGAGCAGCGCATGCTCGATCCGCGCGAGGACGCGCGGGTGCGCGAGATGGCCGCGTGGTGGCTGCGCCGTCGCCCGTTCGGGTTCGGCGCGATCATGGCGGAGACGCGCGCGGTGCTCGAGAGCGATCCCGATCCCGCGCGCCGCGCGGTGGCGGCGGACGCGATCGGCGAGTTCATGGATCCGCACGGCGTCGCGCACCTCGGTCGCGCGCTGACGAACGACGCGGACGTGCGGGTGCGCGTCGCGGCGGTGCGTGGCCTCGCGCGCATCAACTCGTCCGCGTCGCTGCCGTTCCTCTCGCAGGCCCTCGCGGACGCGAACGTCGAGGTGCAGGACGCGGCGCTGCGCGTGGTGCTGCACGTGAACTTCTTCCGCGACCACGAGGCGCTGCTGCCGCTGCTCGCGAGCGAGGAAGGATCGATCCGTCGTCGCGCGGCGCTCGTGATCGGCACGATGGACGTCGAGGCCGCGGTGCCCGCGCTCGCCGCGATGGTGAGCGGCGACACCGACGAGATGGTGCGTCAGTCGGCGGCATGGGCGCTCGGTCGCATCGGCACCGCGGACGCGCGCGCGGCGCTGCGCGAGGCGCAGGGCACCGAGCGCTCGACGCGGGTGCTCGACGCGATCGAAGTCGCCATCCGCATGCGCTGA
- a CDS encoding CBS domain-containing protein yields the protein MRVEEVMSTPVRTVAPGDTLHDATREMWRHGCGALAVIDGNRVVGMLTDRDVCLAAFIQEERLDALRVESAMTPVVFCCRTSESLRHAEAAMRDHHVRRLPVLDDQDRLVGMLSIDDLAVAAALRQWGGDDALSSTEIAGTFASVAAPRAMDLQARALAEEE from the coding sequence ATGCGGGTCGAAGAGGTGATGAGCACGCCGGTGCGGACCGTCGCGCCGGGCGACACCCTGCACGACGCGACGCGCGAGATGTGGAGGCATGGCTGCGGCGCGCTCGCCGTGATCGATGGAAACCGCGTCGTCGGCATGCTGACCGACCGCGACGTGTGTCTCGCGGCGTTCATCCAGGAGGAGCGGCTCGACGCGCTGCGCGTCGAGAGCGCGATGACGCCGGTCGTCTTCTGCTGCCGCACCAGCGAGTCGCTGCGCCACGCGGAAGCAGCGATGCGTGACCACCACGTGCGCCGCCTTCCGGTGCTCGACGACCAGGACCGTCTGGTCGGGATGCTCAGCATCGACGACCTCGCGGTCGCCGCGGCGCTGCGCCAATGGGGAGGCGACGACGCGCTCTCGTCGACGGAGATCGCGGGCACGTTCGCGTCGGTCGCGGCGCCGCGCGCGATGGACCTGCAAGCGCGGGCGCTCGCCGAGGAGGAGTGA
- a CDS encoding alpha/beta fold hydrolase, which translates to MTTTHTLSVPGGRIHYEVRGQGPLLLVMGAPMDAAAFAPLADALARDHTVVTHDPRGISRSTLDDPEQDSTPELRADDVAALIEAVGAKSADLFGSSGGAVTGLALIARHPGRVRTLIAHEPPSIELLPDASALRAMTEENIAIYQRDGVGAAWMQFMKNAGFDVSEHAGPPGEPTEQDFRNSARFFLHELRGTTRFVPDVAALRASEARIVVGIGETSRHLLTYRTSVALAERLGVQPVEFPGDHGGFMGEPGKFADAIRNVLAG; encoded by the coding sequence ATGACCACGACCCACACGCTCTCCGTGCCCGGCGGCCGCATCCACTACGAGGTGCGCGGCCAGGGCCCGCTGCTGCTCGTCATGGGCGCGCCGATGGACGCGGCCGCGTTCGCGCCGCTCGCCGATGCGCTCGCGCGCGATCACACCGTCGTCACCCACGACCCGCGCGGCATCTCGCGCAGCACGCTCGACGATCCCGAGCAGGACTCGACGCCCGAGCTGCGCGCCGACGACGTCGCGGCGCTGATCGAGGCCGTCGGCGCGAAGAGCGCGGACCTGTTCGGCAGCAGCGGCGGCGCCGTCACCGGCCTCGCGCTGATCGCGCGCCATCCCGGTCGCGTGCGCACGCTGATCGCGCACGAGCCTCCGAGCATCGAGCTGCTCCCCGACGCGTCGGCGCTGCGCGCGATGACCGAGGAGAACATCGCGATCTACCAGCGCGACGGCGTGGGCGCGGCGTGGATGCAGTTCATGAAGAACGCGGGCTTCGACGTCTCGGAGCACGCGGGCCCGCCCGGCGAGCCGACCGAGCAGGACTTCCGCAACAGCGCGCGCTTCTTCCTGCACGAGCTGCGCGGCACGACGCGCTTCGTCCCCGACGTCGCCGCGCTGCGCGCGTCGGAGGCGCGCATCGTCGTCGGCATCGGCGAGACGTCGCGCCACCTGCTGACGTACCGAACGTCCGTCGCGCTCGCGGAGCGCCTCGGCGTGCAGCCCGTCGAGTTCCCCGGCGATCACGGCGGCTTCATGGGCGAGCCGGGGAAGTTCGCGGACGCGATCCGCAACGTGCTCGCCGGCTGA
- a CDS encoding MutS-related protein: MTAARDEHARRRDSFAREAGIQDAIGVRISFVRLALFGAAVLETGIGLSRGSQAWLIGGALTFLAFGLAVIAHAVVIRKRDRAQTRQHIHERHLKRIEGRTQGFPHGGDLLAGDHPYASDLDVVGPGSVYERISVTHTRRGAETLASWLGAPADRETVLARQAAVRELAKDVDLRQELEAAVLDTGNDSLDARPFLELTSKPPFVIDKPWLVALTYAMPIAFVASVLLSGNVLPRHSWVLPLAAQAILLWRTQHEVGVRYGLLSARRRFVESFAQLLRVVEDAKWEAPLLRALQEKLRIEGKTPSAQLRDLERWTSLFDLRTQGIAHVFIDLFLLWDLHCLAGVERWMKRAGGRSATWFEVLGEIEALASLATMLSQDPGVVMPEIAEGGAPLIAEGLGHPLIPEERRVRNDLRIDGAGCALVVTGSNMAGKSTLLRAIGVDVALALAGGPVCATRFSTPPVRLRASMRISDSVQSGASYFQAELIRLRTVIAEADQPPPLLFLLDELLRGTNARARHRGARAVVKHLLARGAMGLVATHDVALSELEQEMGCVKNVHFTDVFDGGEMTFDYRLRPGVVKTSNALRLLQQAGIEVEADDALTDEATALR; encoded by the coding sequence ATGACCGCGGCGCGCGACGAGCACGCCCGACGCCGCGACTCGTTCGCGCGCGAAGCGGGCATCCAGGACGCGATCGGCGTTCGCATCTCGTTCGTGCGCCTCGCGCTCTTCGGCGCGGCGGTGCTCGAGACGGGCATCGGGCTCTCGCGGGGATCGCAGGCGTGGCTGATCGGCGGCGCGCTGACGTTCCTCGCGTTCGGCCTCGCGGTGATCGCGCACGCGGTGGTGATCCGCAAACGCGATCGCGCGCAGACGCGCCAGCACATCCACGAGCGGCACCTGAAGCGCATCGAAGGGCGCACCCAGGGCTTCCCGCACGGCGGTGATCTGCTCGCCGGCGATCATCCGTACGCGTCGGATCTCGACGTGGTCGGGCCGGGCTCGGTCTACGAGCGCATCTCGGTCACACACACGCGGCGGGGCGCGGAGACGCTCGCGTCGTGGCTCGGCGCCCCCGCGGATCGCGAGACCGTGCTCGCGCGACAAGCGGCGGTGCGCGAGCTCGCGAAGGACGTCGACCTGCGCCAGGAGCTCGAGGCCGCGGTGCTCGACACCGGCAACGACTCGCTCGACGCGCGGCCCTTCCTCGAGCTCACGAGCAAGCCGCCCTTCGTGATCGACAAGCCGTGGCTCGTCGCGCTGACGTACGCGATGCCCATCGCGTTCGTCGCGAGCGTGCTGCTCTCGGGCAACGTCCTGCCGCGGCACTCGTGGGTGCTCCCGCTCGCGGCCCAAGCGATCCTGCTGTGGCGCACGCAGCACGAGGTTGGCGTGCGCTACGGGCTGCTCTCGGCGCGGCGCCGGTTCGTGGAGTCGTTCGCGCAGCTGCTCCGCGTCGTCGAGGACGCGAAGTGGGAGGCGCCTCTGCTCCGCGCGCTCCAGGAGAAGCTGCGCATCGAGGGCAAGACTCCGTCGGCGCAGCTGCGCGACCTCGAGCGCTGGACCTCGCTCTTCGATCTGCGCACCCAGGGCATCGCGCACGTCTTCATCGATCTCTTCCTGCTCTGGGATCTGCACTGCCTCGCGGGCGTCGAGCGCTGGATGAAGCGCGCGGGCGGACGCAGCGCGACGTGGTTCGAGGTGCTCGGGGAGATCGAGGCGCTGGCGTCGCTCGCGACGATGCTCTCGCAGGACCCCGGCGTCGTGATGCCCGAGATCGCCGAGGGCGGCGCGCCGCTGATCGCCGAAGGGCTCGGGCACCCGCTGATCCCCGAGGAGCGTCGGGTGCGGAACGACCTGCGCATCGACGGCGCGGGCTGCGCGCTCGTCGTCACCGGCTCGAACATGGCGGGCAAGAGCACGCTGCTGCGCGCGATCGGCGTCGACGTCGCGCTCGCGCTCGCGGGCGGGCCGGTCTGCGCGACGCGCTTCTCGACGCCTCCGGTGCGGCTGCGCGCGAGCATGCGCATCTCGGACTCGGTGCAGTCGGGCGCGAGCTACTTCCAGGCGGAGCTCATCCGCTTGCGCACGGTGATCGCGGAGGCGGACCAGCCGCCGCCTCTCCTCTTCCTGCTCGACGAGCTGCTGCGCGGGACGAACGCGCGGGCGCGTCACCGCGGGGCACGCGCGGTGGTGAAGCACCTGCTCGCGCGCGGCGCGATGGGGCTCGTCGCGACGCACGACGTCGCGCTCTCCGAGCTCGAGCAGGAGATGGGGTGCGTGAAGAACGTGCACTTCACCGACGTGTTCGACGGCGGCGAGATGACGTTCGACTATCGGCTGCGGCCGGGCGTGGTGAAGACGAGCAACGCGCTGCGTCTGCTGCAGCAGGCGGGCATCGAGGTCGAGGCGGACGACGCGCTCACCGACGAGGCCACCGCGCTCCGTTGA
- a CDS encoding class I SAM-dependent methyltransferase, which translates to MKPDPRAFWTFFRQGFAKWDQTASFVPSQRFLVDAMVNGAEPERARRIVELGPGVGVMTKPLLSRMRADAELYTIEIDPPIHEQLVRAVVDPRLHPICGSAEHIRDLLAEKGCNEKVDAVVSSLGMSLIPPAVRDRIVESIIDSLAPGGVYVQFGYIHTRYLVISTERGFVPFDYLGYLESRFERVQRTPVPLNFPPAWVFESRKPR; encoded by the coding sequence ATGAAGCCCGACCCGCGCGCGTTCTGGACGTTCTTCCGGCAGGGTTTCGCGAAGTGGGATCAGACCGCGAGCTTCGTCCCGAGCCAGCGCTTCCTGGTGGACGCGATGGTGAACGGCGCGGAGCCGGAGCGCGCGCGGCGGATCGTCGAGCTCGGGCCGGGTGTCGGCGTGATGACGAAGCCGCTGCTCTCGCGCATGCGCGCCGACGCGGAGCTCTACACGATCGAGATCGATCCGCCGATCCACGAGCAGCTGGTGCGCGCGGTGGTCGATCCGCGGCTGCATCCGATCTGCGGATCGGCGGAGCACATCCGCGATCTGCTCGCGGAGAAGGGCTGCAACGAGAAGGTCGACGCGGTGGTGTCGTCGCTCGGGATGAGCCTGATCCCGCCGGCGGTGCGCGATCGGATCGTCGAGTCGATCATCGACAGCCTCGCGCCGGGCGGGGTGTACGTGCAGTTCGGCTACATCCACACGCGCTATCTCGTGATCAGCACGGAGCGCGGCTTCGTGCCGTTCGACTACCTCGGGTACCTCGAGTCGCGCTTCGAGCGCGTGCAGCGCACGCCGGTGCCGCTGAACTTCCCGCCCGCGTGGGTGTTCGAGAGCCGGAAGCCGCGCTGA
- a CDS encoding DUF2231 domain-containing protein, which translates to MEARAKLFGHPIHQMLIPIPFGLLATGAVLDIVAQFFDDRAITVVSFWNIAIGVVTGLLAAVFGLMDYTKIPRGTRAKRVGLVHGVGNVIVLGLFTAALYLRADEYRFGVEGLPLWLEIGGLALAGITGWLGGELVDRLAIGVDPDAHPDAPSSLFGRRRHVARVRREPVVEGEEVVTRQSVRTDTPPYGSPTRA; encoded by the coding sequence ATGGAAGCGAGAGCGAAGCTCTTCGGGCACCCGATCCACCAGATGCTGATCCCGATCCCGTTCGGGCTGCTCGCGACGGGTGCCGTGCTCGACATCGTCGCGCAGTTCTTCGACGACCGCGCGATCACGGTCGTCTCGTTCTGGAACATCGCGATCGGCGTCGTCACCGGGCTGCTCGCGGCGGTGTTCGGGCTGATGGACTACACGAAGATCCCGCGCGGCACGCGCGCCAAGCGCGTCGGGCTCGTGCACGGCGTCGGCAACGTGATCGTGCTCGGACTGTTCACGGCGGCGCTCTACCTGCGCGCCGACGAGTACCGCTTCGGCGTCGAGGGCCTCCCGCTGTGGCTCGAGATCGGCGGCCTCGCGCTCGCGGGCATCACCGGATGGCTGGGCGGTGAGCTCGTCGATCGGCTCGCGATCGGCGTCGATCCGGACGCGCATCCCGACGCGCCGAGCTCGCTGTTCGGTCGCCGGAGGCACGTCGCGCGCGTTCGCCGCGAGCCGGTCGTGGAGGGCGAGGAAGTGGTGACGCGCCAGTCGGTCCGCACCGACACCCCGCCGTACGGCAGCCCGACGCGCGCCTGA
- a CDS encoding helix-turn-helix domain-containing protein, which translates to MRGAPKPYEIHTPVGPLAPLVEYFWALPDAPSSGRGSILPSGTLSLVIHLDEDERRIYDAGSDVCRRFSGAVVSGAHGRPFLAEGREHTSAVGIHFRPGGAWPFFGAALGELADRHVDLDALWGASAIELRERLCGARTVRDRFRILEAALVQRLERARPGHGAVAVALRALERGDANIGALSAQVGLSRRRLIEVFTAQVGVTPKKFARLRRFQRVLDATRRAHAPSWSRVAVASGYFDQAHLIRDFVEFCGLSPSEFARVRDLDATNHHVRLPEWESPRSARSSV; encoded by the coding sequence ATGCGCGGCGCGCCCAAGCCGTACGAGATCCACACGCCGGTGGGGCCGCTCGCGCCGCTCGTGGAGTACTTCTGGGCGCTCCCCGACGCGCCGTCCTCGGGGCGCGGGAGCATCCTGCCGAGCGGCACGCTCTCGCTCGTCATCCATCTCGACGAGGACGAGCGCCGCATCTACGACGCCGGCTCCGACGTGTGCCGTCGCTTCTCGGGCGCGGTGGTCTCGGGCGCGCACGGTCGCCCGTTCCTCGCCGAAGGGCGCGAGCACACGTCGGCGGTCGGGATCCACTTCCGGCCCGGCGGCGCGTGGCCCTTCTTCGGGGCCGCGCTCGGGGAGCTCGCCGACCGACACGTCGATCTCGACGCGCTGTGGGGCGCGTCGGCGATCGAGCTGCGCGAGCGGCTGTGCGGCGCGAGGACCGTGCGCGATCGGTTCCGCATCCTCGAAGCCGCGCTGGTACAGCGGCTCGAGCGCGCGCGGCCGGGCCACGGCGCGGTCGCGGTGGCGCTCCGCGCGCTCGAGCGCGGCGACGCGAACATCGGCGCGCTCTCCGCGCAGGTCGGCTTGAGCCGGCGCCGACTGATCGAGGTGTTCACCGCGCAGGTCGGCGTCACGCCCAAGAAGTTCGCGCGGCTGCGTCGGTTCCAGCGCGTGCTCGACGCGACGCGACGCGCGCACGCGCCGAGCTGGTCGCGCGTGGCGGTCGCGTCGGGCTACTTCGATCAGGCGCACCTCATCCGGGACTTCGTGGAGTTCTGCGGGCTCTCCCCGAGCGAGTTCGCGCGGGTGCGCGACCTCGACGCCACGAACCATCACGTGCGGCTGCCCGAGTGGGAGAGCCCGCGGAGCGCGCGATCGAGCGTGTGA